The Rhinoraja longicauda isolate Sanriku21f chromosome 19, sRhiLon1.1, whole genome shotgun sequence genome includes a window with the following:
- the LOC144602677 gene encoding prostate stem cell antigen-like, which yields MTCLLVLVAGLILSAPLGNCLRCYSCQPSTNRCVTNYVTCSGNDEQCYLGVGKTAGVTVYGAGCVVPAGCGFQQDIEGVSVSIHCCNTDLCNASDQVKLSLVLFPALLSVWFAIFM from the exons ATGACTTGCCTTTTGGTCCTGGTCGCTGGTCTCATTCTCAGCGCCCCTCTGG GTAACTGTTTGCGGTGTTACTCCTGCCAACCATCAACGAACAGATGCGTGACCAATTATGTTACATGCTCTGGGAATGACGAGCAATGCTATCTTGGGGTTGGGAAGACTG CTGGTGTAACGGTTTACGGCGCTGGATGTGTTGTTCCTGCTGGTTGTGGTTTTCAGCAAGATATTGAAGGAGTTTCAGTCTCTATCCACTGTTGTAATACTGACCTCTGCAACGCGAGTGACCAAGTTAAATTATCTCTTGTGCTGTTCCCTGCTCTGTTGTCAGTCTGGTTTGCAATATTTATGTGA